A region from the Microcebus murinus isolate Inina chromosome 27, M.murinus_Inina_mat1.0, whole genome shotgun sequence genome encodes:
- the ANKRD24 gene encoding ankyrin repeat domain-containing protein 24, translated as MDGGRGPGDAGTPAMKTLRARFKKTEPPLPAPPPPVPPPPVPPPPAPPPPAPPPPAPPPPAATSPCMAAGETLPSPGDLPRHRHSSASRLSPATENPTGSGAECGGAKPGDTCAPRPASRRRRWTPGPQEERPAACGVVTRSAAAQPRRPRLLPALRPLPAPEAGGQRQAPGKCPGAGVTGRSPRRGQRGGDSGRPRPTRPGCAPQSQDWGKGDERLLQAVENSDAGRVAALISRKGLVPTKLDPEGKSAFHLAAMRGAGSCLEVMLSHGANVMSTDGAGYSALHLAAKYGHPQCLKQLLQASCAVDVVDSSGWTALHHAVAGGCLSCSEMLCSFKAHLNPRDPSGATPLIIAAQMGHTDLCRLLLQRGAAANDQDLQGRTALMLACEGASPETVEVLLQAGAQPGITDALGQDAAHYGALAGDKLILHLLQEAARRPSPPSALPEDDSGEASSQNSVSSHEKRGAPKKRKAPQPPASAPVPDDRDAYEEIVRLRQERGRLLQKIRGLEQHKEQRKQEPPEAEAGSLHSLERQVQELQRLLAERQQEKESLGREVESLQSRLSLLENERENTSYDVSTLQDEEGELPDFPGPEALLSRRLSPSAQERLASLQEQVAALTRQNRELMEKVQILEEFEKDETQMGAAGPAEVVPLARYDALRAELEQLRGQHADALCALRQLQAQEASGHEEAACREGQVAGTKATENGLTDLGLNGAATPGTKVNGTETADEDATGAGTTDARALDAASTGTEATETEAMAAAGMKTKAVEGGENAETETTGAEATGSDATGVEATDAKPAVQSNGAGPGEAELAGTETTNMEATGVEATGVEATDAGATGAEATDAGATGVEATAPGVPTGPALHPGAAEASEKLQAELETRIRGLEEALRQREREAAMELEAARGKCQAAEAEAGRLRERVREAEGCGAGGGSAGGDTAQLRAALEQAREDLRARDSRLRELEAATAWLDEARAGQLLAEEEARGLRAELARRDEARLEHSRELEALREQLAAATAAGEQQRAAAAELGCARDAAEAQVAELAAACEEARRGLAELREASEALRQSAVPASEHLRLQEEALELRGRAAGLEQEVVATGKEAARLRAELERERACSVALSEHERTVGALQAEVARLEAQLEELGRRHERTSAEVFQVQREALFMKSERHAAEAQLATAEQQLRGLRTEVERARQAQSRAQEALDKAKEKDKKITELSKEVFSLKEALKEQTAAPVAPEVEALRDQVKALQQQLQESARDHSAVVALYRSHLLYAIQGQMDEDVQQILSQIVQMQRLQAQGR; from the exons GGAGTGGCGCTGAATGTGGGGGCGCCAAGCCAGGAGACACCTGCGCGCCCCGGCCTGCTTCCAGGAGGCGGAGATGGACGCCGGGTCCCCAGGAGGAGCGCCCTGCCGCCTGCGGGGTGGTGACAAGGTCAG CTGCGGCTCAGCCCCGCCGACCTCGGCTCCTGCCCGCCCTGCGGCCCCTGCCCGCTCCCGAAGCCGGCGGCCAGAGGCAGGCGCCAGGCAAGTGCCCAGGGGCGGGGGTCACAGGCCGGAGCCCCCGCCGGGGGCAGCGGGGAGGGGACAGCGGCCGACCCCGCCCCACGCGCCCTGGCTGTGCCCCGCAGAGCCAAGACTGGGGCAAGGGCGACGAGCGGCTGCTGCAGGCCGTGGAGAACAGCGACGCCGGCCGCGTGGCCGCCCTCATCTCCCGCAAGGGGCTGGTGCCCACGAAGCTGGACCCCGAGGGCAAGTCTGC GTTCCACCTGGCGGCCATGAGGGGCGCGGGCAGCTGCCTGGAGGTGATGCTTTCGCACGGCGCCAATGTCATGAGCACCGACGGGGCAG GCTACAGCGCTCTCCACCTAGCCGCCAAGTACGGGCACCCGCAGTGCTTGAAGCAGCTGCTGCAG GCCTCCTGCGCGGTGGACGTCGTGGACAGCAGTGGGTGGACCGCCCTGCACCACGCAG TGGCTGGTGGCTGTCTCTCCTGTTCAGAGATGCTCTGCTCCTTCAAGGCGCATCTGAACCCCCGCGATCCG TCTGGTGCAACGCCCCTCATTATAGCAGCTCAGATGGGTCACACAGACCTGTGCCGCCTCCTCCTGCAGCGGGGGGCTGCCGCGAATGACCAGGACCTGCAGGGCAG GACGGCCCTGATGCTGGCCTGCGAGGGGGCCAGCCCCGAAACCGTGGAGGTGCTGCTCCAGGCCGGGGCCCAGCCGGGCATCACCGACGCGCTGGGACAGGACGCGGCTCACTACGGCGCCCTGGCAGGGGACAAACTCATCCTCCACCTGCTGCAGGAGGCGGCCCGgcgcccctccccgcccag tgccctcccagaggATGACTCAGGCGAAGCGTCGTCTCAG AACTCTGTGTCCAGCCATGAAAAGCGGGGGGCCCCCAAGAAGCGGAAGGCGCCGCAACCCCCCGCCAGCGCCCCTGTGCCG gACGACCGAGACGCCTATGAAGAGATCGTGAGGCTGCGGCAGGAGAGGGGCCGCCTCCTGCAGAAGATCCGGGGGCTGGAACAGCACAAGGAACAGAGGAAGCAGGAG CCACCAGAGGCGGAGGCCGGCTCCCTGCACAGCCTGGAGAGGCAG GTGCAGGAGCTGCAGCGGCTGCTGGCGGAGAGGCAGCAGGAGAAGGAGAGCCTGGGCCGCGAGGTGGAGAGCCTGCAGAGCCGCCTGTCGCTGCTGGAG AACGAGCGGGAGAACACCAGCTACGACGTGTCCACCCTGCAGGACGAGGAGGGCGAGCTGCCCGACTTCCCAG GGCCCGAGGCCCTGCTGTCCAGGCGGCTGAGCCCGTCGGCCCAGGAGCGCCTGGCCTCGCTGCAGGAGCAGGTGGCGGCACTCACCAGGCAGAACCGCGAACTGATGGAGAAGgtccag ATCCTGGAGGAGTTCGAGAAGGACGAGACGCAGATGGGGGCGGCTGGTCCCGCGGAGGTCGTCCCTCTGGCCCGCTACGACGCCCTCCGGGCCGAGTTGGAGCAGCTGCGCGGGCAGCACGCCGACGCCCTGTGCGCGCTGAGGCAGCTGCAGGCACAGGAGGCCTCGGGGCACGAGGAGGCGGCTTGCAGGGAGGGCCAGGTTGCAGGGACCAAGGCCACCGAAAATGGGCTGACAGACTTGGGGCTCAATGGCGCTGCCACTCCAGGAACCAAAGTGAATGGCACCGAGACCGCAGACGAGGACGCCACGGGAGCTGGAACCACAGACGCCAGGGCTTTGGACGCTGCATCCACGGGAACCGAGGCCACAGAAACCGAAGCCATGGCGGCTGCGGGCATGAAAACGAAGGCTGTGGAAGGGGGAGAAAACGCTGAAACCGAGACCACGGGAGCTGAGGCCACTGGTTCAGATGCCACGGGAGTGGAGGCCACGGATGCAAAACCAGCAGTGCAGAGCAACGGAGCGGGccctggggaggcagagctcgCAGGCACAGAGACCACAAACATGGAGGCCACTGGAGTAGAGGCCACAGGAGTAGAGGCCACGGATGCAGGGGCCACGGGAGCAGAGGCCACAGATGCGGGGGCCACAGGAGTAGAGGCCACAGCCCCGGGAGTCCCCAccggccctgccctgcaccccggTGCCGCTGAGGCCTCGGAAAAGCTGCAAGCAGAGCTGGAGACCAGGATCCGCGGCCTAGAGGAGGCGCTGCGGCAGCGGGAGCGAGAGGCGGCCATGGAGCTGGAGGCAGCCCGTGGGAAGTGCCAGGCTGCGGAGGCCGAGGCCGGCCGGCTGCGGGAGCGGGTGCGCGAGGCCGAGGGCTGCGGGGCCGGCGGCGGCAGCGCCGGCGGCGACACAGCCCAGCTGAGGGCGGCCCTGGAGCAGGCCCGGGAGGACCTGCGGGCCCGGGACTCCCGCCTGCGGGAGCTGGAGGCGGCCACGGCCTGGCTGGACGAGGCCCGGGCCGGCCAGCTGCTGGCCGAGGAGGAGGCCCGGGGCCTGCGGGCGGAGCTGGCCCGGCGGGACGAGGCGCGGCTGGAGCACAGCCGGGAGCTGGAGGCCCTGCGGGAGCAGCTGGCGGCGGCCACGGCCGCGGGGGAGCAGCAGCGGGCCGCGGCCGCCGAGCTGGGCTGTGCCAGGGACGCGGCCGAGGCCCAGGTGGCGGAGCTGGCCGCCGCCTGCGAGGAGGCCCGGCGGGGGCTGGCGGAGCTGCGGGAGGCCTCGGAGGCCCTGCGCCAGTCCGCCGTGCCCGCCTCCGAGCACCTGCGGCTGCAGGAGGAGGCCCTGGAGCTGCGGGGCCGGGCGGCCGGTCTGGAGCAGGAGGTGGTGGCCACGGGCAAGGAGGCCGCCCGGCTGCGGGCGGAGCTGGAGCGCGAGCGTGCGTGCAGCGTGGCCCTCTCGGAGCACGAGCGGACGGTGGGCGCGCTGCAGGCCGAGGTGGCCCGGCTGGAGGCGCAGCTGGAGGAGCTGGGCCGGCGGCACGAGAGGACCAGCGCCGAGGTCTTCCAG GTGCAGCGGGAGGCGCTGTTCATGAAGAGCGAGCGGCACGCGGCGGAAGCGCAGCTGGCCACGGCGGAGCAGCAGCTGCGCGGGCTGCGCACGGAGGTGGAGCGGGCTCGCCAGGCCCAGAGCCGCGCCCAGGAGGCCCTGGACAAGGCCAAGGAGAAGGACAAGAAG atcACAGAACTCTCCAAAGAAGTCTTCAGTCTTAAGGAGGCCCTGAAGGAGCAGACGGCCGCCCCGGTCGCCCCCGAGGTGGAGGCCCTGCGGGACCAGGTGAAGGCCTTACAGCAGCAATTGCAG GAGTCTGCCAGGGACCACAGCGCCGTGGTGGCTTTGTACAGGAGCCACCTCCTGTACGCCATCCAG GGCCAGATGGACGAGGACGTGCAGCAGATCCTCAGCCAGATCGTGCAGATGCAGCGGCTGCAGGCTCAGGGCCGCTGA